The window GAAGATTGAACAACTCTTTTGCATCTTCAGGGTGACGACCTTGGCCAGTGAATTCTTGGAGATGATAACGAACACCTCTAAAAGGAGCCAAGAATTGACGTCTATTTGCATATCCACAAtccactaaaaaaaatttacctatCGAATATTATTTGTAGAATCAAGTAACTAATGAATAACATATATAATCttgaaaaattacaaaatttttaGATGTATAGCATATATAACAAAAAACATACCTTGTGGCACTTTAAGCCCgttatttcttgataaagcatCTGCCAATATGTTTGAATCATGGGCAGATCCCTCCCACCCACTGAGCAcgtaaataaattctaaatcaAAGTTAGAAGCTGCTAAAACATTTTGAGAAATTGTCCCGTGACGATTACGATAACTGTTAGTATCATGCCCAAACACTATTGCTGGAATATGAGTGCCATCAATAGCCCCAATGCAatcctacaataaaaaaaacataataaaaattgtggtacttataataataacaactaaaaagaatttaatcacttactttaaaataaggataaaatcttgtactctctcttattttttctgGAACTCCAGATCCAGGTTTGACCATCATATCTGCTGCAATTCTATTCAATGCTCTCAGCACTTTGTTGAAGTTTTGGCTAGTATTGTATTGTGATCGACCGAATATTTTACGAATCAAGCAATATCGAGTATTTTGACCAACAACAAGTAAAAACATGGCAAGtatttcttcaatacaaatataTCTTGTATCTTGCAATGGTGTTTTTTCTCTAAGGATGTtgcacaattttaaaaatacgtCAGGGTACATTCTATAAATTTCTCGAAAGTTTATTGGAtcctcttttaatattttatggatATAATCGTATCCACTTGAAGTTATTGGTCGTCTATTTAAGGGACGATGGACACGTTCGTCATTCATGGTAGTTATATGCTTAGTTAGCACATAGAGAATCCCAAGAATTTCCCTCAACAAATACCTAAAAGTTTCATGTAATTTTTCTTCGAATTCCTCTTCTTCCGTTTGATCTTCTACATCATGTACGTTGATATATGACATTTTAATGAACCACCTGATATCAGACAAGGAATTAGAATAAAATAAGTCTATGAATTTATTGAATATCGTTCCAtgtaaaactcaaaatttatataaataatccaaaaatccacaatcagaaaacaaataaaatgaatatgtcCAGAAATTAAATCACAATATAACTCATTATTGATCATGTCCCTAAAAATTctcattcatttaatttatagtCTATCCATCCCGAACGCTCTTCAATTGTCATTTTCAAGGAATCCATCTTCTTTGATCTGGTGTTAAGTAAATCAAGCACTTTGTATCGAGTACGATTATCCAAATTTGGGACCTCTTTGATAGCATCCCAACAAGTATCACCTACATTCCCTATTAATTCTATCTTAGAAACTACCTTCTCAAGAGTGTGAGATATTTCACATATATAATTTGGGTCTGTATTCTTGAATGTGCTTGATTTTGCTTCAAACTCAGTCCTATCTCGTTTTTTTGTAGTTGGTGGAACCTCTGAACTTCTGGGCTGAGGGGATAATGGTAAAGCAGAGTCCTCAAAGAATGGAAGCTGGTGTGAAGATTCTTGTTTGTCACTTTGCACGAATTCACCACTATCATAATCAAAGACATAATCATCTAATAAATTAGTTTCCCTATTTTCTTCTATATCAAATGTTCTTGCATCAGTATCATCTCCTAGTCCAATTGAGTATTTTCCAGTAGCAGTTCCAGTCCCGACCGCAATTCTCAAATCTTCATAATCCTCAAAAGTGTCTGTCCGATAATATTCATGTTTATGATGAGACTGGTAAAGAACAAAAAAACAACAATTGTTAAAACTAGTTATAAttctaattataaatataaatttattattttaactcAAAGACTTTTACCTTGAAATAATCCTCCCATACTTCATCTTTAGCAGTGAATTTCTTTGTCACGGAATCCCATCCAAAACCAGAGTTATGACGTATAAGCTTACAATAATTGTTGTATCGTTGTTTGAACCACTTTAAACGACTTTGATATTGTGTAATAGTCTTTTCACATCCAAGTTTTTCGTTTAGAGCAGGAAGTATTTTTTTCTCCACAGTTTTCTTGTTAAATACTCCATTCTTATCACGCCATCCTCGCATTGCGGCATCAACCATGATTTTTAGCAATTCATTACTCTCTTCAGTCGTCCACACATTATATTTTGCTTGTGAATCTCCCATTGTAAGTATTACTTGAGTATGCATAAGATATAAAGTATACGGTGATAAGAAGCAAACAAGCACATACATTTTACTAGATATTGACCAAAATAAGTAAAAAGATCTAGAGACAATGATAAAGTGTGATACAAACAATCAAACAATAAGGACTAACAAGTTCAATGGAAttctatttcataaaaaaaataaaagaaaaagaataaagaaaCGCCTTCAAGTTCAAGTTTTTATATACTCACaacaaaaatttaacaaaaacaaaaaaaaaatacaaaatttccaGACTATATGTACCACTTGGAAACTGAGTCATCTACCTTGATATCCGATCTATGTGCCATTTTCACTATCCAACTTGTTTTAAATTTCCAGTATTCAGCCACTGGGTATTCATAATTCTCATATGAGTGGTTTCGcaactcttttaaaaaaaaatacatgaaacGGAAAATGTGGCATCATCAAAACTCGATTCGGATATCCTAAGATACAAGAATTTGAGATCCATATTCCACCCAATGTTCTTGGATATCGCcctacatataaaaaaaaacttctaaCATTCCACGGAGGCTAAGAACATAATCGTATGTATGAAGAAATGAGAACATGGATTATTGCTTTCATTACATGAACGATCCGATTTCTAACGAGTGACCTCTGCTAATACAGTAGGGGACAATAGGGAAAACGACCTTATGTTTCAGAATAGTTTAGAATGATATGTACATTGAAGTTATAAATTCAGTCTAGCACACAATAACATCTAAAAGATCAAATCTTTTCACCCAAAAAATGTAAATTAGTTCAAAATTTTTCGGGTGTTATTTACAGAAAACTTTATACTTCAATTTTTTTCCAGATTAACGACCAGAAAGCTTCTCAAGTGTTATTTCAAATGACGCCATCTTTTTTTCTCTCAGATTCGTGGAAAATCCATCAACTCACCatgatttgaatatatataaatcataataaNGATTTCTAACGAGTGACCTCTGCTAATACAGTAGGGGACAATAGGGGTGAGTAGAAGACAAAATCTTTATATGGGTGAGAATGAGAAAATGCCGTCTTTTTATTCTATTAAAAGTCTACCAAAATCTTTAGGGTGAGTAGAAGAcattttttgagtttttataGTTGTACCTAGAGTTTTAAGGTTTGTACATAGAGAATTATATTAGAATCATTGTAAATCTATGGAAATATTGGATACCTAtagatttttatagatttttaaaaagtcaagtttgaataccaCTATACTTTTCATGACTCTAGAAAAATCTAATTTGGATACCACaaaacttttatagagtttataAAAGTCTATGTTCAATACCTTTAGACTtttaaactctataaaagtcaataaaagtaattaaatttccaAGGTTGAATACACCCCCTTAGAATATGGATTACGTTGAAGGTACTATTATCTACTCTCATGATGAAACAGAGGGAAGAAGGTTTGGAGTTTGATGTACGATCGGTTCAACGAATGGAGGCTATTATTCTAGCGACTCTGCAATGGAGGATGCGATCTATCACTCCTTTCTCCTTCCTTCGCTATTTCATTTCCTTTTTGGAGGTCGAAGactcttcttcaactcaagcTCTCATACACAGAGCTTCAGATATCATCTTCAACGTTCAACATGGTATTTCTATTTCAATTACcagatttttcatgcataatgtTACTCTTTTTTCCATGCctaattgtttttattaatcGCAGTGTTGAAGATTTCAGAGCACAACCCTTCAACAACTGCAGCTTCAGCTCTTCTCTGCGCCATTCAGGACTTGATGCCGCAGAAAATTTCTTCTTCGTTATCCTCGATTTCATCATGTGAATATTTGGACAAAGTAAGCAGAGGATGAAGTTTTCACTGTTTTAATTTCACTCCAAATCTTCTTCAAACAATTCTGCATTTCGATGctgaatcaatttttttttatttgttttttgtcATTGGATTAATTTTGCTGTCATAATTACTGCAGGATAGACTGTTGGAATGCTTGGGTTTGATGCAGGAGATAGCGACGGTGGGGTGTGAGGCAAGCCCTAATGCTACGGGGAGTTGTACTTTGACACCAACAAGTGTCCTCCATCGGCAATGCACAAGCTCCGGAAGCGATACCCTCGCCGCCAGCTCAAAATTTCCTCGAGATTAATATTATTCGTATTTCATATTGTGTTATTCACACTCTTGTTATAATGAAATACTTAAAATAAGACGACATAaacattaaacaaaaaaaaaaaaaaagaaaagaagaagcaAGAACGACTGAAATACTATATTTCAGGATAGTATCCTCGTATTCACTTATATCTATAGTTTAATACTTTTACAGGCGGTTGAGATTGTCAAGTGTAAAGAGATGAATTTGACAATTATTgtttgatgaagatcaaacaGATTATTTATAACgtagtttataaattaattttatatgatGAAAGATGTGGAAGTAGCTTAACAGCTTATCAAGTGAGGAGAGTAAAATTGTCAATTTCAGTGAAGAAGTTAACAAAACTGGCAGCTGCAAAAAATGGAACAGTGGAAAATTTTGTccttgaaaattttcatttttcattatgtGAACGAGATTTATACAATCGACACATTGTTGTCGTATTATCGTCGATCgaagttataatgagttcacaattatttatttagtaaatatagAATCTActcattaatataatattagtaatgatTACTACTAAGTGCAAAATtcatataatattagtaatgatTACTACTAAGTGCAAAATTCATATGAAACATTCTAGAAGGTTCTAGATATATTAATTGATTGATTTAATTATGCATAGTATTTTCAAGAgtagaaaataatacatgagattTATACAATGTTCAGATCAAGTATGATTCCTGATTTGATTAGAAATCgaaacttataaatatttcattaaggaTTATATGAAATAAGAGATAACTCTTACACTAAAATTTTGTCAACCAAAATTTTCTCCATTCTATGCTCCTCACAGAGTTTTCGGCAAACTCAATATTTGgagaaaatttcggccattcTTCCACCGCACCACCGTCAGATTTCTGAAATTTCGGCAACCCAATCTCGACGCAAATTCGTGTAGATTTCTAGTGCAGTCAACACGAGGAACATAGTTTCTGATTGTGGATCTGATTAGGAGATTGAAGAAAATACAAGAAGAACTATCTTCGCTTAAAATCTGTAATAGTTTGATGTCCAATGTTTAGAACGCAAAGGTAAATATTCTAACGTCATATGAATGTTATTAAATCATAAGATGTCCAAAGAATGTTTTAAACgttaaaacacaatttttaatttatgatgttTTTTGGGTACGAGAAAAATGTACTCTTTTAACACATTTTCATTTGATAGATACAATGCGTGAAATTCTAAATCTTGCACTTGAAGCTGAGAGCTACAGCATCTCGTCAAAAGTAAAAAGAAGCAAACATGATGAActttagagaagaagaagagaccCCTAAAGTGAAATACAATAAGCCAAGTTAAGAATAAGAATGACTTAAAAAGATCTCCATCTTCTTGTATACGGCACATATACTTTTCGTCATCCAAGCATAAAAAGGAACCAACTCTGTGAACTCAGTTTGCATGCCCCCAactaaaacaacaaaatataGAAATATGGAGGACATTGAAAATTTCCTGCTTGAACAACTCGAGAAAGCTATCGAGGACGTTAAGCAGCCGAGCACGGTCTTCGATGAATGCAGCAGATTGAAGGATTTGATCAAAGCAAGGAAAGTGGGTACCGGTGCGGCAGATGATGCAACACGAAAACAAAATCTCTACTATCTCAACAACATAGTAGCCGAGTGGCAAGCAGTACTGAAGAAGCACAACCACTGCTCTCCAACAGCGCAAATCACTTTGAACGGCCAGCTTCCTGAAAGGTTGAAGAAAATCAGAAAGGAGCTTGAAGAACCTGCTGAACAGAAGGATGAAACGTCTTCAAAACATAAGGAGAAAGTAGATGAAAAAGCTGCACACAAGGTTGAAGCTTCACAAgataaggagaaatataatgAAAAGTACCGCGGATTGGAGAATCCTTATCACGTGGATCGTTCAAAGATTTGGGGAATCGACGATAAATCCAAGGCGATGGAGAGGCTTCTTGTGAGGAAAGATTCAAGTAATAACGGGTTTCGAGCCATCGGGATTGTGGGGATGACAGGGGTCGGAAAAACAACTTTCTGCCAAGTTTCTTTCAATAATGAAGAAGTGAAGAAACACTTTCTGCCAAGGATTTGGGTAGAAATGTCGAAACAGCCCGAGAACGATGATGATTACAAGAAAGAGGTGGTGAAGAGTTTCTTGAGGAGCCTTGGGTTTGAAGACAGTGTGATTGACGAAATCGGAGCAGAATCAGAAGGTCTCGACTTGCTCCTGTTGGCACTTAGAAAGCAATTGCAGGGTAAAAGATACTTGGTTGTTCTTGATGATATTTGGCATTTGGACAAGCGGTTTAAAGAATTTTGCTCTTCATTATCAAAAGATGATGAAAAGTACGAAGCGAGACTGTCCTATGGATTGCCTAAGGGTAGTGGTGGCTGTGTGATTGTTACTAGCAGGTCTGAGAGTTGGGCAGTAGATATGGTCGGCGAGAAGAACTTGCATAGACTCACACCTCTGGAAGATAAGAAGAGTATCTGGAAAATTTATACCGACACAATTGAAGAGAAAGGGTATTATATGGACCCCGACATGGAGAAGGCGGAGGAGGAAATTGTGAAAAGATGTGCAGGACTGCCGTTGATTGCCAAGATGTTGGGGGAAACTGCGGTCAAAACATTTGTAGGAGACAAAGGAAAAGAGGAAGGCTCCGAGACCAACACAAAGTAGTTCACTTATGCTTGGACATCCTACTTAATGTGTATTCAATGATTCAAATTTATGCTGCTTCTTTTTATATGTGagtacattattattattattattattattattattattattattattacgtGGATTTTATTCGTGAAAATGAATATGGATCATTGGATATATTTTTAGATTAATATCTTAAATGTAGCATATCATCGACCTAATAcacaattaatattttaacaaattCTAGTGAATTATCTCTATAATTTTTAGATTGACGGTAGTGATTTTTGTCATATTGACTTCAAGTAATTCATGTCATTTAGTTTTCTCAAttaatatttctttataaaatctttgtttaaatgtttctaactttttaattttctctctGCAAAAGCAATGGAAGGCCTTTGAAGAGTTTAgcaaaacttttcataaatttGTACGtagacaaatttataaattcaattcaATACATCAAATATGCACAATATGTGATCTTACGGTTTActatttttgtttcaaatattgaTAATGAGATCTATAAAATAGGTTTTCAGACTTCATTCATAGTGAAATTTATGTAAATTACAACTTTTCCAGGTTTATGTGATAACGTAGGCAGTGCAAGACGAATGAGCAGGTTCCGAACGACCGAGCAAACtgttatttcatggtttgttatttctttatctatatacctatgttatcaaacatagataaagaccttgattatactttaatacaaatgaatcgtaattcgatgttgaaactcgtttgtaaacactgtataatctaaattcgttcctagtcgattcagccgcctaaaacatagataaaggtcgcttgagcttgagactagcatctgtgatgttgtgtactgcgtttcttggtaagggcgtagagatgtccaaacatgcatatgggtagtcatatgatgattatactgaacaaccctccctcggaatttccaagtggttatcattcatcgagaggataagtccgtggttatgattgtacaccattagtccttacgacccgggacaacactgaggctctatatgctagggctgtgctttgactcgtttaccttctccaagagagtcatcaggtggcgaggttgggtacaattgcgacacatataggagccagtgcattgtagtcggggattcaccgctcacctacgggtgtggatatcctgtgtgatatgatgaaataatagtgcatggaatctctggccagagtataagatgtacgttggagaaagagttcttcaatagtacacgcgatgccactattatagttatcacatagttatcgaattaatatgcaaccctcgatgaaccaatggttgcagattcgatcgggatatatgagatgaagggaccgtactatatgttaatcataaccgactggttcttgcaggcactatcagtgatacctagggaatcatggggcgatgctgctagacgctcttaccacgATTCGAtaggtttaatcagaaaatggtttctgacattctcatgattaAATGTTGGTACATGAAATGGGGcgaattagggtaagcccgaataaaggaaaatgtcctgaatcacaaagagttgtgaacccacggctagctgtatccctgaaccattgagggtcacacaagcactgatttacttgttcccgttgagataataaattcaatgagttgaatttataagaaataagtttgatatgatcaatcgataagcttataaataaaggttataaaagcttatagaaattttgagagcatgactgctaaagaCAGTCAAAAGAAGTAAACAtgttttatttagattttggtGATctcaaaaatatatgtattaaaagaaaatcaagattgGACAAGGTTGGCATGCATATTTAGAATCtttcattaatttaattaattaagttaagaaatgattagaaataataatgaGAAATTTTGATTCTTTATTTACGTAACTTTCATCCACAAGGATTTTATTGAAATTCATTgacttaattaatatgattaattaagaaaatgacaattacttaataaattaataaaatatatgttggagATCACCGAAGCAAAAGGAAGGTGAATAAGGAAAAAGGCTTTGATTTGGCATGcaatattttagaatatttaattgacttaattaagttgattaattaagtaaattgaatattagaaataataaagagAATTTGATTCTCTATTAACTGTAGGGCATCCCAAAGTTTCtgagagagaaaaaaaacttTCAGCTCTTCTAATTGCAAGAAAAGTTTTGCTCTCAAAAAGGTTCTTGAACCATCTTGTTTTCTTGATCTCAAATACAAAATCTTCTACACTTTttagtgcaagttagaagaggaacaattatttcagtcgtggacctgattcggagatcgaagaaagttcgtacggatttacaacaagagctacatccgctaataccggagtagttggtgcAAAGTGAATTAATTAACTAAAGGTATAACTtttctaaacatcctatgtatgttttgttaaaaccatacgagtgtctaaaattattttgtttttcaaaataaaaaaaaatttaaacttccgctgcgttttgggcacgtagaaaactgagatccaacagtggtatcagagccatgttTTCTGAttcgtatgatttaaattatattgaataatttgtttctaaccacacaagaaaattttcagaaaaattgatgcaccataaaattattttttttttcggaaaaaaaaattcgctatctgcccggaactgttccgggcagaccGCGCGCAGAAGAGCGCGCAGCGTGCGCGCGCGGAGCGAGGCAGCGTGCGGAACGTCCCCACTCTGCGCGCGGCGCCGCTCGCACGTGTGCGCGCCTGCGCGCACAGGTAGCTGCCACTGCCCGAAACATTCGGCCAGCGGGCGGGCAGCGGGGGCGACTGCCCGGGATCGTCTCGGGAAGCGTGCTGATTGGTGGGCTTGAATTaattgggcctagggtgcaattttctgatttatcaaaattttgggcaaaattgatatttttgaaaattggttcaattttattttggaaaattaatttttgaaaaattaataattttcttgtaaaataaataattagaatatgattttaattatttatggtaaaaatgagttttataataaatcaattattattgatttaattggaaattaaataaaggggtttatttaatttattaaattctttaatatttgtggtggttagtgataatattattagatatataatttatcaattaattaaattgtttaattaaattgattttaatatttgatattaaatgcatgaaggatgatcgagagccttgaccaatgtgttaggtgtatgttaagatattttactgttttattcgtttttaatatttgatattattaaagtgggcctggtttatggcccgttcccacccccatgaaatgtatcccttatgtgccatggctattcaaATGTAATAATTAGAAATTGTgggagatcaagattggaagatggtgagcccgatgatcaagatgaagacatgtaaaatattggaagcttttgtaataagttgcatttgcatctctgtattcacctaggtttggacctggatccatgtatggctcacatggatctaatagtgttggcgatcgatcatccttatttattgttgaatgtcatattatgatatatgtgatatatagtagtatgcatgtatgtatattattaaataatatagttgcatgaatctggcaaacatacaaactcgtggcatgcgatttttaaattaaaatgatgagacaatcttaaaattaaaatctctcattttgaataagattcaaaatttatatcaaaccgaaaaagtaaaaattaaaagagtttaattttttcttgccttccatcaaccgtggttgcatgttgatcgctacccgcggatagtgtctggctcatattattggggagccctgtacgccggaaagctgtgacttccaccggacatatgatgtgaattgagtgaaactcccatgacttcggctcatattattgggggaactcatggcgaccgtccactacaattcaatattgatgggttggtttgacacgtaaaaataaacgacgtcatattattgggtccttattaaacgtgaggcaaa of the Primulina huaijiensis isolate GDHJ02 chromosome 1, ASM1229523v2, whole genome shotgun sequence genome contains:
- the LOC140974896 gene encoding uncharacterized protein At2g29880-like; amino-acid sequence: MGDSQAKYNVWTTEESNELLKIMVDAAMRGWRDKNGVFNKKTVEKKILPALNEKLGCEKTITQYQSRLKWFKQRYNNYCKLIRHNSGFGWDSVTKKFTAKDEVWEDYFKSHHKHEYYRTDTFEDYEDLRIAVGTGTATGKYSIGLGDDTDARTFDIEENRETNLLDDYVFDYDSGEFVQSDKQESSHQLPFFEDSALPLSPQPRSSEVPPTTKKRDRTEFEAKSSTFKNTDPNYICEISHTLEKVVSKIELIGNVGDTCWDAIKEVPNLDNRTRYKVLDLLNTRSKKMDSLKMTIEERSGWIDYKLNE
- the LOC140987171 gene encoding putative cyclin-D6-1, with the protein product MMKQREEGLEFDVRSVQRMEAIILATLQWRMRSITPFSFLRYFISFLEVEDSSSTQALIHRASDIIFNVQHVLKISEHNPSTTAASALLCAIQDLMPQKISSSLSSISSCEYLDKDRLLECLGLMQEIATVGCEASPNATGSCTLTPTSVLHRQCTSSGSDTLAASSKFPRD
- the LOC140987251 gene encoding probable disease resistance protein At5g45440, translating into MPPTKTTKYRNMEDIENFLLEQLEKAIEDVKQPSTVFDECSRLKDLIKARKVGTGAADDATRKQNLYYLNNIVAEWQAVLKKHNHCSPTAQITLNGQLPERLKKIRKELEEPAEQKDETSSKHKEKVDEKAAHKVEASQDKEKYNEKYRGLENPYHVDRSKIWGIDDKSKAMERLLVRKDSSNNGFRAIGIVGMTGVGKTTFCQVSFNNEEVKKHFLPRIWVEMSKQPENDDDYKKEVVKSFLRSLGFEDSVIDEIGAESEGLDLLLLALRKQLQGKRYLVVLDDIWHLDKRFKEFCSSLSKDDEKYEARLSYGLPKGSGGCVIVTSRSESWAVDMVGEKNLHRLTPLEDKKSIWKIYTDTIEEKGYYMDPDMEKAEEEIVKRCAGLPLIAKMLGETAVKTFVGDKGKEEGSETNTK